TTGTATTGTAGCTGATGCAATTTACGATACTGATGATGAAACGACTGTTGAAAAGTTTTTAAGAGAATCTACCGCAAATAAAAATAAAATTGCAATCACAACAGATTTAGATAAAAAAATCTTCCTCGATTATACCAAAACTAGGTTTTAAACACCAATTATGTATTTTTCATACTAAAAAAAGCTTAAATAAATAATTAAAAAATTTTAAAGACAATAACTGTCTTTCAGACAAAGAATATAAAGAATGTCACAAACAACTAAAAACAATCAAAGATTTATTCGATTTAAATGACTATGATGAATTTAAAAATGAAGTAAAATCATTAATTTATCGTAAAGATGAGTTTCATCCAGTTATTTATCAAATAATTAGAAAATCAATAGTACCAAGATATAAAAGCTTCATTTATCACTTAAAAGATAAAAATTGAAAAATCAAGTAACGAAATTGAAAATGCTTTCCAAAAAAACAATGCCAAAATCAAGAAAACGAACATTCAAGACCAAAAGAGGAGTTTTAAAACGAATATATCGCAGAAATTTAATTTGGAACCAAAATCGAAAAAACGATTTTGAAAATCAACAAAGTTTTTGAAAGAGCCATGCTGAAAAAGGAAAAAAGATTTTAAATTTAAAAAAAATAAAAATAAAAATTTAAGCATTTTTATATACTAAACCTAATGACCTGTAACATATAATATAAAGTAATGTATATCCAACTAAATAAGATAAAATAACTCCAATATAAGGTATCATATTAAGAATTCCAATTATAAATCCAATAACAAATGCTATAATAATTAAAACAATAATCCACCCTATAATTCTACCAATACCAATAGTTTTAATATCATCAAATACTTTTCCAATACTTAATCCTTCACTTAAACTTTTATATTTAGCAAATCTAGCAAATCCAATAGTTGAAAAAATACTGAATATAATAAATAAAATAATTCCAACAATAATAGTAATGACCATTGAGATAAACAAAGTTTCAAAAGTAGTTTGAGGAACATTAGTTAAAATATATGCTTGTAAATCAGTAGTATTACTAGCAAAACCTTCCATAGCTATTGAATAAATTTTTAAAGAAGAATCAAAAACACCAGTTAAAATAGCTACTAATATAGTGATAATAAAAGGAATAATGTAATAAACAATAGTTAAAATAATTGCTTTTATACCTTCAACAATATTACTACCAAAATCCAAATCAGGCATTTCATCAATATTATTTATAGTGTCTCTAACCATACTTACAAGATATCCTAAAAATACAAATGAGAATATTAAACTAATAATAGAACTAATAATAACAATATAATTCTCAATTGCCCAATTAGAAAAAATAATTTGTAAATTAGCTAATACAACTATTACGCCAAAAATTAAAAATTTCTGATAATCAGAAATTGCATATCTAAAAGAATCTCCCAACATTTCACTTATATTCATGATTAATCACCTTTTAATTTAAAGATAATAACATATTTAATAAAACTAGTATTTAAAATTAATTCAAATTGTTTTTAAAAAAAGAATAAATGATGAATAGTTATTCATCAAGGCCAAATGATTTTTTAAGTAAATCAACATTTACGAATCCTTCTTTATATATTTTACCACTAGTTAGATCATTAATAACAACTTCCGCAGGAGCAAACATTCCTTTATCTATTTTATAAAAATCAAATTCAGCTTCTTTAAATACATCAAAGAATGGTTTTCCATATCCATCAGCAGCAGAAGATGGTAATTTAGCTGCAATATCAGCAATATCATCAGATTCATCAGATTCAACATAGTAATAAGTTCTTCCACCAAATAATACTGCATCATTAGTTTTACCCATTGCTTTTAATCCATCTGGATCAATAGGCGCAATAGGCGCAATACCTGCAGCATGTTTTACTTTAGTTACATCAAATTTAATAGCCTCTAACATTTTATAAGTTCCGTTCTCAACAACTCTTCCAGAAATTTGAATAGAACCAACAAGAGAAGAAGTAGGAGCCACAAGTAAATATACATTTTTAACATCAACATTACATTCATCAGCAATGTATTGGGCAACATCACCCCCAGGCAATACATCTGCTTCTAAAGTTAAAATAGCCAAATCAGCTTCACTATCTTCATAATTAATTTCTTCATAAGTTTCTGCTGGTTTTTTAGTTATTGCTCTTGCAGGACCTGATCCTAATGCAAAGAAATCTCCAACAGATACAGAC
Above is a window of Methanobrevibacter oralis DNA encoding:
- the mch gene encoding methenyltetrahydromethanopterin cyclohydrolase → MVSVNLEAKKTVDVMIEKADELNIDIVTLANGATVLDCGVNVDGSFKAGELYTKVCLGGLADVGISIPGDLSEKFALPSVKIKTDSPSISTLGSQKAGWSVSVGDFFALGSGPARAITKKPAETYEEINYEDSEADLAILTLEADVLPGGDVAQYIADECNVDVKNVYLLVAPTSSLVGSIQISGRVVENGTYKMLEAIKFDVTKVKHAAGIAPIAPIDPDGLKAMGKTNDAVLFGGRTYYYVESDESDDIADIAAKLPSSAADGYGKPFFDVFKEAEFDFYKIDKGMFAPAEVVINDLTSGKIYKEGFVNVDLLKKSFGLDE
- a CDS encoding DUF4013 domain-containing protein, which gives rise to MNISEMLGDSFRYAISDYQKFLIFGVIVVLANLQIIFSNWAIENYIVIISSIISLIFSFVFLGYLVSMVRDTINNIDEMPDLDFGSNIVEGIKAIILTIVYYIIPFIITILVAILTGVFDSSLKIYSIAMEGFASNTTDLQAYILTNVPQTTFETLFISMVITIIVGIILFIIFSIFSTIGFARFAKYKSLSEGLSIGKVFDDIKTIGIGRIIGWIIVLIIIAFVIGFIIGILNMIPYIGVILSYLVGYTLLYIICYRSLGLVYKNA